GACCTTGAGAATTAGAATAGGGTCTAGCTAACATAAAGAATTTGGCATTTGGGGAAATGGGTTTTGTTTTGAGTAAAACATTTCTTGTCTGGCCAGGTGAAATCAACAAAACTTGAGTTTCAAATGGTTTCACATAAACAGCATCAGCTTCAACTACAGTCATAGTATGGTTTGCTATGCTGAAAAAGAGTTCATCATTGAGAGCAGCATTGATGATCCTGAGAAGATATGTCTTTCCTGGCTTCACTCGTAATCTGTAGGTATGTTTTTCAGAACAATTATAAAAAGGGCCTGGAAGTCCATTAATGGTGTAGGCATTAGAAACATTGGGGGAAGCTCCAGTTTGTAAAGCCTGGTTGATGATATCCTCAGTATCAGCATTAAACCATTCACCAAAGGAGAGGGTGAATTCCTTGTAGGGTTTGGGAAAAGGGTAAGAAGAATTGTGAGAAGGGAGAATGATAATGGGTCCATAAACAGTAGATCTAAGCCAAGAGACATGAGCATGATAAAGGAGAGTTCCTCTTTGTCCTTCAATGGTGAAGTTGTAAACATAAGTATTGTTTGTTTGAATTGGGCATTGAGTAATATAACCAGGTCCATCTGCCCATCCACTCAGAAGCTGTCTAACTCCATGCCTGTTTATTCCATCCAAATTTCATATTATAGATGGTTTATCAATTTGttaaataaaaaaggaagaagatatAGCATACCAGTGCATAGTAATATTGGAGGAAACATGATTGACAACCTTCACAATGACTCGATCACCTTCTCTAGCAACAATGGGAGGTCCAGGAAATTGACCATTCACTGTCACCATACTCTTTCTCGTACATAACCTTGTGTAATTAGCCATCACTATCTgcattcattaattaaataatgtTAATATAAATATGCTTAATTAGCAATTAATAAAAGAGTTCTTACATTGAACTTGTAATGCCTAGTGATGCTTGCATTGCCAACTTCAGGAAAGGTGAATAAGCAGCTGATACCAAACAGAAATATGGCAACAAATGAACCACTCATCTTAATTACTTAATTATGTTTTAGTTTGAGGTATGGATGCTTATATTCTTATTACTCAAAGATGGAAGAAGATATAGGTATAGTTTCGTTATACAATAAGGTCAATCCAAGTTGGGTTTTATAGTGGATTTTTAGGATGAATTTCGTTTCATCAAGTAATTTAATTGTTCCATTCTATTCAATTTGGAGTGTAGTCAAAGTTAACAATAACCTAATTTGTGTCATTTGGATGTTGGGCCTTTAATTGTCATAATTAAGTGTTGCcttggttttattttttttggagttattttttatttttcaaacttcgtaaagaagaaaaataaatttctgtaaaaattagaaataattgtttttagtgaaaaaaattaattactatCTACTATTTATCACTAACAACGAagagtaaataattaataacaatatcaatcagcaaacaacaacaactgAACTACACGGatcataaatttaattgtgttAAGAACTGCATTAAGTTTCTATATTGGCTTAATTATAAAAGTGAAGAACCATTTATAAGGCAACCTTTATTAGATATAATATAATTACTTTTTCTCCGCCTCCTGAGGTCCAAAATTGGAGAATTGTGAATGTTGTGACTGAGGAGGGAGAGTAGGATTGGTCTAAATTTGATCGTTTTCCAGTCTCAAAACGCTCCTGAGAAGTCGAGGAGTTAAAGTTAGCAGTATGGAATAAGATGGCGATATTCGTTGTTGGTCGTTTACTAATAATGGTgtttattcttgtaaatctgctTTTGAGGCCTTTAATCACAATTTATATGTTCCTCCTTCAAACCTTTGGAAAGGTATTTGGTTCTTGAAGGTTCCTTATcgtattaggagttttcttTGGTTTTGTGCTAAGAATAGGCTTCTAACGAAtgttgaaaggaaaagacgACATTTAGTGGACTCTGATGCTTATAGTAGATGTAAAGCTCATGCGAAAACCAATTtccatgttcttagagattGTGCTGAAAGTAAGGCcgtgtggaggaaagttcttCATGAGCAGTGTCTTTCTGCCTTCTTTTCCTATTCAGAACAAGACTGGTTTAGGGAGGGTGTTGAAGGGAAGTTGTTGGCTGAGCTCGAACATGGAGAAATTCTGTTTGCTGTGGTCTGCCACCAAATTTGGCATTGGAGGATTATTGAGGTATTTGGAGAATGAGCGGTTGTCATTCCTAATTTGCTGGctttcttcttcagaaaagttaATTCAATAATTGAGAGTTTCAAGGTTGATAGTTTAGCAGGTTCTATCCAAAAGACGATTGTTAATCTGATAGGCTGGGATATACCAGGTGAAGGGATGGTAAAGTTGAACACCGATGGGTCACGTAAAGAGGATAGAAGAATTGCTGCTGGCGGTGTATTGAGAGATGTAGGAGGTGCTTGGTTGTCAGGTTTTGCTCATAATCTGGGTTTGGGCTCCTCTTTTATTGTTGAGCTTTGGGGTATATTTTCTGGGCTTAGATGGCAAAGGATATGGGGATTAGGAGGCTGCTAGTGGAGTCTGATAATCTCGAAGCAGTCAAGATGATTTCTGATAAAAAGGGCTCTGTGTTTAGGGAGCTAGAATTTAGTTAAAGcaattagaaggatttgctcCTCTTTCGATTCTATCAACTTTTGTCATGTTTTCAGGGAGCAGAATCGGGTGGCAGATCGGCTTGCAGTTGAGGGCCATGAGAGGGTTTTGGACGtctctattttctcttctcctcctgatttcttgttatctttgctttctgaagatattgtgggggttagctttcctagcctaatcccgggttaatttgttgtggtgtttgttttgtctttactttcttttccctaccaaaaaaaaattaaaagatgaTCAAAAGTTAAATCATGCCAACACCATATACTATAATGCAATTACGCTTTAAATTTTGGGTTAAATGGTTTCATGATATAatatttatcatattgttaatGAATCAATTGATCTAAAAAAttaagttgataagtaaaatcTAAGAATAAAGTTTATTATTATCTCCGCACACTGAATGTTTCTTAGCATTAAAGTGTGTAAAATACAAGTCTGTTTGACATGTGTTGAAAATCCAATTAACAAATTGAGTTTCCGCAATATGAATTACCACTTGATTTAAAAGAGCTTGATACCATGTTAAAGAATCAAGTGATCTAAAAGTGTAAACTAATAGGTGTTAATGAACCATTAGAACCAAAAGACTAAGTTAATAGATACGGTTTCAGAATAGTTATTACTCCTTCCATTTCAAAACAAGTGTCACATTTGACCAAATTTTCTTATTTCGTATTATTTCTGAGGTTTAGTTTTCAAGACAAAATTTTCCTATTTTACCATTATTAATGAGTTTGACATTAATTATTCCATTCTTGTCTTAATTAATTAGTGGATgatattttagtcatttttctataaatttaaCGAAAATCAATCATTTGCTTGGTACATGCAAATgtgataattattttgaaataagTGGAGTATTATTGTTTGTTATACACCCCGCACGTGAAAGGCTCTTGGACTTTAAGCGTATATATCACATGTTAATCTTTACCATGTGAAATCTATTAACGAATGGAGTAGTTATTAGGATTTGAACTCTCGACTagttgttataaaaaaaactctgtCGTGAAACTATTTGATCCAAAAGTTTAAGCGGATtgatttatcaaaaaaatatgGATGTTATTATTATTGA
The sequence above is drawn from the Euphorbia lathyris chromosome 6, ddEupLath1.1, whole genome shotgun sequence genome and encodes:
- the LOC136232979 gene encoding laccase-2-like yields the protein MSGSFVAIFLFGISCLFTFPEVGNASITRHYKFNIVMANYTRLCTRKSMVTVNGQFPGPPIVAREGDRVIVKVVNHVSSNITMHWHGVRQLLSGWADGPGYITQCPIQTNNTYVYNFTIEGQRGTLLYHAHVSWLRSTVYGPIIILPSHNSSYPFPKPYKEFTLSFGEWFNADTEDIINQALQTGASPNVSNAYTINGLPGPFYNCSEKHTYRLRVKPGKTYLLRIINAALNDELFFSIANHTMTVVEADAVYVKPFETQVLLISPGQTRNVLLKTKPISPNAKFFMLARPYSNSQGPIDNTTVAGILEYKTKSSFKPKNTTFITPFLPPINDTNTAANISSRYRRLVNSEFPANVPQNVDHKFYMTVGLGTTPCPINQTCQGPTNNTKFAASINNNSFVLPSKSILESYYFKKSEGVYTTDFPKVPPNPFNYTGIVTNVSFVSNGTKVVVLPFNASVEVVLQDTSIAGIESHPLHLHGYNFYVVGQGFGNYDPINDPKIFNLVDPVELNTVGVPSGGWVAFRFFADNPGVWFMHCHFDVHLSWGLDMAWIVLDGKLPNQKLPPPPSDLPKC